The Spirosoma sp. SC4-14 DNA window CACCACATTGCGCAGTTCGTAGCCGATGCCCTGCACCGCAGCGGTTTCGCGATAGTCGTGTAGCATATTAAAAATATCATGATCGATAAAAGGGGCTTTTGTTCCATCAATAACTACTTCGTCGCCCGGCTGAAGCGCCCCAAGAGCTTCCTTAAGTTGTGGCTTACTCAGAAAATAAAGGTCCTTCTCAAATTCAATCAGTACTTTGTGCCCATTGCGGGCTACTCTAAATGTCGATTGAAAATTCGTGTACAACACAAACAGAATACCCACCACCGTACCCAGCGCAATACCAACCAGCAAATCGGTAAAAACAATCCCCAAAACCGTCACAATAAATGGCACAAACTGATTCCAGCCATCGTGGTAAATTTTTATAAAGATGGCTGGCTTCGACAACTTGTAGCCTACCATAATCAGCACCGCTGCCAGACACGACAACGGGATAAGATTCAGCAAAGGGCCACCCAGAAATACAGCCCCTGCCAGCAGCAACCCATGAAATACGGCCGACATTCGCGTTTTGGCTCCTCCATACACATTAGCCGATGTGCGAACAACGACCGATGTAACAGGCAATCCACCAATCATTCCCGACAGCATATTGCCCACCCCCTGCGCAATCAGTTCCTGATTGGTAGATGATACGCGTCGGGCCGAATCGAGCCGGTCGGACGCTTCCAGGTTCAGCAGCGTTTCGAGGCTGGCAACCAGTGCAATTGTGAGCGCAATGCCATACACCTGTGGGTTTGAGAGGGCATTGAAATCCGGAAAATCGAAAATCGAAAACAGGCTTTTTCCGGGAGCAATTGTCGGAATCTGTACCATGTGCTGGTGGGCCGTATTTCCTAAATACCAGTCAGGCATGGATACTCGAAAAAACTCATTCAAGGCAATGCCAATAAATACAACGACCAGAGCCGCCGGAAAACTTTTAAAAAATGCCTTAGTGCTATGGCTCACCAGCCGATCCCAGCCAATGAGAAAAACCAGAGACACCAGGCTTATCACAACAGCACCGGGGCTGGCGGTTTCGATGGCGCGATAAATTTCAGAAAGGGTATTTTCACCATCGGCCAGTTGTTCGAACTCAAATTCGCCTTCGTAGTCGTTATCGCGACCTAGTGCGTGCGGAATCTGCTTCAGTATAATAACAATACCGATAGCAACCAGCATCCCTTTAATAACACTATCGGGGAAAAAGCTGCTGAACCGACCAGCTTTTAACAGGCCCAGTATTAACTGTATGGCACCGGCCAGCATTACGGCCACGATAAATGCTTCGTAGGAACCTATTTTTGCAATAGCATCGGCCACTATTACGGCCAAACCTGCTGCCGGACCGCTAACACTCACTTCTGACCCAGACAGCATACCAATAACAATACCACCAATGACGCCAGCCACCAGGCCCGAAAAAAGCGGGGCTCCCGATGCCAGCGCAATGCCCAGGCAAAGCGGAAGCGCTACCAGAAACACCGATAAACCCGCCGGCAAATCCTGACGAAACAGGTTCAGGTTATATTGTGAGAGCGTACGAAATAGACTAACCCGTTGCATGAACAAAAGCTTTTCTGTAGGTTTTGCAAAAACTGAATGCCACAAATTAGCACGACATTGCGTAAAATTAAAAACTAATTAAAAATAAATTAAAAAACGATTAAGACTTAACTCATTGGATTCTCTTTCGTCTACCGAAATTCAGTTTATACAGAATCATCTTGCTGATGATGTTCGGCAGTTGCTTCTCCGAGCCCATCCTAAAAACCTGGACGTTCGAAAGCTGGTTGCCCAGATTGCCGCTCGTCAGAAAGTGCGGGATAAGCTACCCACCTGGTATGCAAACGATACCCTTCTGTTTCCAACAAGTTTATCGGTCGAACAGGCCTCGTCGGAACAAACAGCCCGGTATAAGGCCTCGCTGGTAGCAGGAAAGCTACTCTTCGATCTTACGGGTGGTATGGGAGTAGATACCTGGGCCTTTTCGCAACGGGTCGATCATGTCATTTACACAGAGCAACAACCCGAACTAGCAGAGTTGGCTACACACAACCTCCCCCTGCTTGGTGCTACAAACGTAGCTGTGTATACCGGCAATGGGCTCGACATACTGGCCAATTACCCCAACACGGCCGATTGGGTATATCTGGACCCGCATCGCCGTAATGAACAGGGGGGGAAGGTTGTCCGGCTGGAAGAGTGTGAACCCGATGTGACGCAGGCGGGCACTCTTTCGGTTTTACAACAGAAAGCTCAACGAATTTTAGTAAAAGCTTCTCCGTTACTTGATATAGATTCTACCGTCCGACAGTTAACAACGGTGCAAACTGTTCACATCGTTGCGGTACAGGGCGAAGTAAAAGAAGTGCTGCTAGCGATGGAGAAACAGGCATTACAAGCGGATGAGGTGTTGATTAAAGCGGTCAATCTGACGGCTACTGAACCTGAGTTTTTTCAATTTCTCCGACGCGAAGAGCGTATGGCCACCGTTTCGCTCAGCGATCCGCAGCGCTATCTATATGAGCCCAATGCGGCCGTCCTGAAAGCCGGAGCATTCCGGCTCATAGCCACTCGTTTTGGTTTGTCGAAACTGGCCCCCAACAGCCACCTGTATACAAGCAATAGGCTGGTTACGGGTTTTCCGGGGCGAACTTTTACCGTAGAACACATTTGCAAGCCCGACCGAAAAAGCCTCCAATTGCTGCTTCCGGCCAGAAAAGCGAACCTTACGGTGAGGAACTTTCCGCAATCGGTAGCCGATTTGAGGAAGAAACTAGCGCTACAGGAAGGG harbors:
- a CDS encoding SAM-dependent methyltransferase, whose protein sequence is MDSLSSTEIQFIQNHLADDVRQLLLRAHPKNLDVRKLVAQIAARQKVRDKLPTWYANDTLLFPTSLSVEQASSEQTARYKASLVAGKLLFDLTGGMGVDTWAFSQRVDHVIYTEQQPELAELATHNLPLLGATNVAVYTGNGLDILANYPNTADWVYLDPHRRNEQGGKVVRLEECEPDVTQAGTLSVLQQKAQRILVKASPLLDIDSTVRQLTTVQTVHIVAVQGEVKEVLLAMEKQALQADEVLIKAVNLTATEPEFFQFLRREERMATVSLSDPQRYLYEPNAAVLKAGAFRLIATRFGLSKLAPNSHLYTSNRLVTGFPGRTFTVEHICKPDRKSLQLLLPARKANLTVRNFPQSVADLRKKLALQEGGDVYILATTLQNGDKRLIITQKTIH
- a CDS encoding SulP family inorganic anion transporter, with product MQRVSLFRTLSQYNLNLFRQDLPAGLSVFLVALPLCLGIALASGAPLFSGLVAGVIGGIVIGMLSGSEVSVSGPAAGLAVIVADAIAKIGSYEAFIVAVMLAGAIQLILGLLKAGRFSSFFPDSVIKGMLVAIGIVIILKQIPHALGRDNDYEGEFEFEQLADGENTLSEIYRAIETASPGAVVISLVSLVFLIGWDRLVSHSTKAFFKSFPAALVVVFIGIALNEFFRVSMPDWYLGNTAHQHMVQIPTIAPGKSLFSIFDFPDFNALSNPQVYGIALTIALVASLETLLNLEASDRLDSARRVSSTNQELIAQGVGNMLSGMIGGLPVTSVVVRTSANVYGGAKTRMSAVFHGLLLAGAVFLGGPLLNLIPLSCLAAVLIMVGYKLSKPAIFIKIYHDGWNQFVPFIVTVLGIVFTDLLVGIALGTVVGILFVLYTNFQSTFRVARNGHKVLIEFEKDLYFLSKPQLKEALGALQPGDEVVIDGTKAPFIDHDIFNMLHDYRETAAVQGIGYELRNVVLNRRRRGQKHSHIRRVNVAG